One region of Dehalococcoidia bacterium genomic DNA includes:
- a CDS encoding zinc-binding dehydrogenase translates to MKAVYVREFGPIEAMEIVDLPMPEPGPGQVLVRVKASGVNFAETRMRSGEYGGQTVPFVMGMESAGVVEAVGPGVTAFRPGDRVFGRARGSHAQFVVFEAAHLLPLPERLSFEEGAAIPVGWQTAWHGLITLADVQPGQRVLIEGIASSVGSAALQIARWRGAWVAGTASRDEKVAKALEWGANAAYNYLTDDVPARVRHDTGGHGADVSMLTIGGEQGAKTIAAMGEEGTVLLFGSTGGRTLPLDLNIGARNLRLLSFSITSSRRFVQETMETFKRVALPLFANGLFKPVVDRVLPLERVDEAHRLVAERTHFGKIVLSVP, encoded by the coding sequence ATGAAAGCGGTCTACGTGCGTGAATTTGGCCCGATTGAGGCGATGGAGATTGTCGATTTGCCGATGCCGGAGCCGGGGCCGGGGCAAGTCCTCGTGCGGGTGAAGGCGTCTGGGGTTAATTTCGCCGAAACGCGGATGCGGAGCGGCGAGTATGGGGGGCAGACGGTCCCGTTCGTGATGGGGATGGAGTCGGCGGGGGTGGTCGAGGCGGTTGGCCCGGGCGTGACGGCGTTTCGGCCGGGAGACCGGGTGTTTGGGCGGGCGCGCGGCTCGCATGCGCAGTTTGTCGTCTTCGAGGCGGCGCATCTGCTGCCGCTGCCGGAGCGGCTCAGCTTTGAGGAAGGGGCGGCGATCCCGGTCGGCTGGCAGACGGCGTGGCATGGGCTGATCACGCTGGCGGATGTGCAGCCGGGGCAGCGGGTGCTGATCGAAGGAATTGCGAGCAGTGTTGGGAGCGCGGCGCTCCAAATTGCGCGCTGGCGGGGCGCATGGGTAGCTGGCACCGCGAGCCGCGACGAGAAGGTGGCAAAGGCGCTCGAGTGGGGGGCCAATGCCGCTTACAACTATCTGACAGACGATGTGCCGGCGCGGGTGCGCCACGATACGGGGGGGCATGGCGCGGATGTCAGCATGCTGACGATCGGGGGCGAGCAGGGCGCCAAGACGATCGCGGCGATGGGAGAGGAGGGCACGGTGCTGCTCTTCGGAAGCACGGGCGGCCGGACGCTCCCTCTCGATCTCAACATTGGCGCCCGGAACCTGCGGCTGCTCAGCTTCAGTATTACGTCGAGCAGGCGCTTCGTGCAGGAGACGATGGAGACGTTCAAGCGGGTTGCGCTTCCGCTTTTCGCTAATGGTCTTTTCAAGCCGGTGGTCGACCGGGTGCTGCCGCTCGAGCGGGTGGATGAGGCGCACCGGCTGGTGGCAGAACGGACGCATTTCGGAAAGATCGTCCTGAGCGTGCCGTAG
- a CDS encoding LLM class flavin-dependent oxidoreductase gives MKLSIGTTLWRTQADGDTRPKHILEDWHSEIEHLMWQAQMADIGGFENLWLTEHHFSHHSSASAPSVILAYMASITRRIGLAYGIALLPMHHPVLLAEEMMWVDHLSKGRLRVGVGRGHTNIEFAAFGVTRETERDSFVEALTIITTALRGEPVEFQGKVWKTPFLYITPGPYQRPSPPLHMVTTSEWSMRQAVAFRAAPILGIDAPAVLKQQLATFRELCAEAGLPEETIEALAGEAKCTRKIAVSDSRAEAEEEVYRSMAEADEAWFRYSKPVEDRSFFDPWVPATAETFRQGWKSSTPGKDLAHVICGTPDDVVDALRALEEETGIRHVSTSVSNHGMRRSFAEKQMKLLIEEVIPRLD, from the coding sequence ATGAAGCTGAGCATCGGAACAACGCTTTGGCGAACGCAGGCGGACGGCGATACTCGTCCGAAGCATATCCTCGAGGACTGGCATAGCGAGATCGAGCATCTGATGTGGCAAGCGCAGATGGCCGACATCGGCGGCTTCGAAAATCTCTGGCTGACGGAGCATCACTTTTCGCATCACTCGTCGGCGAGCGCGCCGTCGGTCATCCTCGCCTACATGGCGTCGATCACCCGCCGGATTGGGCTTGCCTATGGGATCGCGCTCCTGCCGATGCACCATCCCGTTCTGCTCGCAGAAGAGATGATGTGGGTTGATCATCTGAGCAAGGGCCGGCTGCGGGTCGGTGTCGGGCGGGGACACACCAACATTGAATTCGCTGCCTTTGGGGTCACTCGCGAGACCGAGCGCGACTCCTTCGTTGAAGCGCTCACCATCATCACGACCGCTCTGCGGGGGGAGCCAGTCGAGTTTCAGGGGAAGGTCTGGAAGACGCCCTTCCTTTATATTACGCCCGGTCCCTACCAACGACCGAGCCCGCCGCTGCATATGGTAACAACCTCCGAGTGGTCGATGCGGCAGGCCGTCGCCTTTCGCGCGGCGCCGATCCTCGGGATCGATGCGCCGGCGGTGCTGAAGCAGCAGCTTGCGACCTTCCGGGAATTGTGTGCTGAGGCGGGACTGCCGGAGGAGACGATCGAGGCGCTCGCGGGCGAGGCGAAATGCACGCGGAAGATCGCGGTCTCTGACAGCCGCGCGGAAGCGGAAGAGGAAGTGTATCGGAGCATGGCGGAGGCCGATGAAGCGTGGTTCCGCTATTCGAAGCCGGTCGAGGACCGCTCCTTTTTCGACCCGTGGGTCCCGGCGACGGCCGAAACGTTTCGGCAGGGGTGGAAATCGTCGACGCCGGGGAAGGACCTCGCCCACGTGATCTGCGGGACGCCCGATGACGTGGTGGACGCGCTGCGCGCCCTGGAGGAGGAGACGGGCATTCGTCATGTCTCGACGAGCGTTTCCAACCACGGGATGCGACGCTCGTTCGCCGAGAAGCAGATGAAGCTGCTCATCGAGGAGGTCATTCCGCGGCTCGACTGA
- a CDS encoding amidohydrolase family protein has translation MPEHVDLLVRGGLTITVDPERRVFRRGYLAVKDGRIVGVGRDADCPFTADETIDASERILLPGFVSAHCHLIGGYVRGVGADRVVQVGSSAAMMISARLRQAMDGAACYAGARLAILELQKSGVTTFADSQPALAGKEEMLDGTLHAITESGARCLFTRASQNRTDFLDPRYHDSIDRAIPELERLTDRWASDRIEIAAEAQALHRVEEDLLKALARWSRERGVHFAMHLSYSREAAAHAVERFGRPLMLLLDEWGVLDQRFLGFHPVWLSEEEIAVIAQRDAGVAYCPVDNMLIASGVAPVRALLEAGVRLGLGLDQPNDSHNFFELMKVSLLLQRVHSLDPTFGSPELAIELGTLGGARALHREAEIGSLEVGKAADFILLDIRRPPLNPPPGRLSNIVLAASPAEVESVYVGGEAIIRAGRHLRWDEDEVVLEANRMMAQVAARAELGEEIVPFTRWPVL, from the coding sequence TTGCCCGAGCATGTTGATCTCCTCGTTCGCGGCGGCCTGACCATCACCGTCGACCCCGAGCGGCGCGTCTTCCGTCGCGGCTACCTTGCCGTCAAAGACGGGCGGATCGTCGGCGTTGGCCGCGACGCTGACTGCCCGTTCACTGCGGATGAAACTATCGACGCGAGCGAGCGGATCCTCCTGCCCGGCTTTGTTAGCGCGCACTGCCATCTCATCGGCGGCTACGTCCGCGGCGTCGGCGCCGACCGTGTCGTTCAGGTCGGCAGTTCAGCAGCGATGATGATCTCGGCGCGGCTGCGCCAAGCGATGGACGGGGCAGCATGCTATGCCGGCGCGCGGCTGGCGATCCTAGAACTGCAGAAATCCGGGGTCACCACCTTCGCCGACAGCCAGCCCGCGCTCGCCGGCAAGGAGGAGATGCTCGACGGCACGCTCCACGCTATCACCGAGTCGGGCGCGCGCTGCCTGTTCACTCGCGCTTCCCAGAACCGCACGGACTTCCTCGACCCGCGCTACCATGACTCGATCGACCGGGCGATCCCCGAGCTTGAGCGGCTGACCGACCGCTGGGCAAGCGACCGGATCGAAATCGCCGCCGAGGCGCAGGCGCTCCACCGCGTCGAAGAGGATCTGCTCAAGGCGCTCGCCCGCTGGAGCCGCGAGCGGGGCGTCCACTTCGCGATGCATCTCTCCTACAGCCGCGAGGCGGCCGCCCATGCGGTCGAGCGCTTCGGGCGGCCGCTCATGCTCCTGCTCGACGAGTGGGGCGTCCTCGACCAGCGCTTTCTCGGCTTCCACCCGGTCTGGCTTTCGGAGGAAGAGATCGCCGTCATCGCTCAGCGCGACGCTGGCGTCGCCTATTGCCCCGTTGACAATATGCTGATCGCTTCCGGCGTCGCGCCTGTCCGCGCGCTGCTAGAGGCCGGCGTCCGCCTCGGCCTCGGCCTCGATCAGCCTAACGACAGTCACAATTTCTTCGAGCTGATGAAAGTCAGTCTCCTGCTCCAGCGCGTTCACTCCCTCGACCCCACCTTTGGCTCGCCGGAGCTGGCGATCGAACTCGGCACCCTCGGCGGCGCGCGGGCGCTCCACCGCGAGGCCGAGATCGGCTCGCTCGAAGTCGGCAAGGCGGCAGATTTCATTCTCCTCGACATTCGTCGGCCGCCGCTCAACCCTCCCCCGGGACGGCTCTCGAACATTGTGCTGGCGGCCTCTCCTGCCGAGGTGGAGAGCGTCTACGTCGGCGGCGAGGCGATCATCCGCGCGGGGCGCCATCTCCGCTGGGATGAGGACGAGGTCGTGCTCGAGGCAAACCGGATGATGGCGCAGGTCGCCGCCCGCGCCGAGCTTGGCGAGGAAATCGTCCCCTTCACCCGCTGGCCGGTTCTGTAG
- a CDS encoding DUF3037 domain-containing protein: MPGREVFHYSVLKVVPSVERGECFNVGVVLLCRTRRFLAARTWLDRRCLAVLAPDCDPDLIQQYLEAFERIAAGDRAAGAIARLAPAERFHWLVAPSSTVLQPGPVHSGLCDDPAAALDHLFKTVVLRPGRAAGAPEPPSF; the protein is encoded by the coding sequence GTGCCCGGCCGTGAAGTGTTTCACTATTCTGTGCTGAAGGTGGTGCCGTCGGTCGAGCGGGGCGAGTGCTTCAACGTGGGGGTCGTGCTGCTCTGCCGGACGCGCCGCTTCCTCGCTGCTCGCACCTGGTTGGACCGGCGCTGTCTTGCGGTGCTGGCGCCGGACTGCGACCCCGACCTGATTCAGCAGTATCTTGAGGCGTTCGAACGGATTGCAGCGGGCGACCGAGCGGCGGGAGCAATCGCGCGGCTTGCGCCCGCAGAGCGGTTTCACTGGCTGGTCGCGCCGTCAAGCACGGTCCTCCAGCCTGGCCCGGTGCATAGCGGCCTCTGCGACGACCCTGCCGCAGCGCTCGACCATCTCTTCAAGACGGTCGTTCTGCGTCCGGGCCGAGCGGCTGGCGCGCCAGAGCCGCCTTCCTTTTAA